The following proteins come from a genomic window of Salvia hispanica cultivar TCC Black 2014 chromosome 4, UniMelb_Shisp_WGS_1.0, whole genome shotgun sequence:
- the LOC125222134 gene encoding abscisic acid receptor PYL4-like has product MATDLQKSSLLLQRLPDAPAAAYKQPYRHATAAQVPEHVARYHTHAVGPDQTCSATTQLISAPVATVWSVVRRFDNPQAYKHFVKSCHVVLGDGDVGTLREVRVITGMPAVSSTERLEILDDERHVISFRIVGGDHRLANYRSVTTLHAAAGGAGTAVVESYVVDVPPGNTEEETCVFVDTIVRCNLQSLAQIAENLCRRNSSSSI; this is encoded by the coding sequence atggCTACCGATCTTCAAAAATCATCCCTCCTCCTCCAAAGACTCCCCGATGCACCGGCCGCGGCCTACAAGCAGCCATACCGCCACGCGACGGCGGCCCAGGTCCCCGAGCACGTGGCGAGATACCACACCCACGCGGTGGGGCCGGATCAGACGTGCTCGGCGACGACGCAGCTGATCTCGGCCCCCGTGGCGACCGTGTGGTCGGTGGTGCGGCGCTTCGACAACCCGCAGGCGTACAAGCACTTCGTGAAGAGCTGCCACGTGGTGCTCGGCGACGGCGACGTCGGCACGCTGCGGGAGGTCCGCGTCATCACCGGAATGCCGGCGGTCAGCAGCACGGAGCGCCTAGAGATACTCGACGACGAGCGCCACGTCATCAGCTTCAGGATCGTCGGCGGGGACCACCGCCTCGCCAACTACCGCTCCGTCACCACGCTGCACGCGGCGGCGGGCGGCGCCGGCACCGCGGTGGTGGAGTCGTACGTGGTGGACGTGCCGCCGGGGAACACGGAGGAGGAGACGTGCGTGTTCGTCGACACGATTGTGAGGTGCAATTTGCAGTCGTTAGCTCAGATTGCTGAGAATTTATGCAGACGaaattcatcttcttcaatttaa
- the LOC125221374 gene encoding protein NODULATION SIGNALING PATHWAY 2-like, translating to MMQSELFFPTFPTSHDDQDMIIDGVFFSPSFASSEDSSMVSSDSFFLDTFPNDLFGHGESLVEISRSDIDDICDWIHSSESSHSEDMTSLSAAFAADVWSPAPSLESSQNAQILPVPEVPLNMPMEDTKLENELRLTHLIKAFGEAMHDGNNGSLAQVIIESINEKSNPQGTSVERVAYNMFESKYDEYLRQESIKNFAAAFNVLYQTLISGRFAHNAVNAAILESIPVDAETLHIVDFDIGEGIQWPALIEALSRCRKPVRLTAIKHEGEDMMSLPSCWEFEETKKLLINHARQFGVELQIEEKSIQDFKDEMKGRKDGGGRDWLVFNCMAALPHMGRRSGVAEFVKAAEELLAKFDGILTVGDGEAGVKLGNQVSFECYYGKLVEHYEALFEALECKLPYLGEGRAAVECLFLAPFMCPFAWFDEWKEKARGLEFECGLEGRRASGESLGEARVMVGERESWYSVRIEGLRENEMVLRWKETVLVRVSTFCSKR from the coding sequence ATGATGCAATCAGAGCTATTTTTTCCCACCTTCCCCACCTCTCATGATGATCAAGATATGATCATAGATGGAGTGTTCTTTTCTCCATCATTCGCCTCGTCTGAAGATTCTTCTATGGTTTCTTCAGACTCATTCTTCCTAGATACGTTTCCCAATGACCTTTTTGGTCATGGCGAAAGTCTTGTGGAGATCTCGAGAAGCGACATTGATGACATCTGTGACTGGATTCATTCTAGTGAATCCAGTCACAGTGAAGACATGACTTCTCTGTCTGCTGCCTTTGCAGCAGACGTATGGAGTCCTGCCCCTTCCTTGGAGTCGAGCCAGAACGCACAGATCCTCCCAGTCCCAGAGGTGCCTCTAAACATGCCAATGGAGGATACAAAGCTAGAAAACGAGTTGAGGCTAACTCATCTCATTAAAGCTTTTGGTGAAGCCATGCATGATGGAAACAATGGATCACTAGCTCAAGTGATAATTGAGTCCATAAATGAGAAGAGCAACCCTCAGGGGACTTCTGTCGAACGGGTGGCGTACAACATGTTCGAATCCAAATACGACGAATATTTAAGGCAAGAATCAATCAAAAACTTTGCAGCGGCGTTCAATGTGTTGTACCAAACCCTTATCAGCGGGAGGTTCGCTCACAACGCGGTCAACGCGGCTATTCTCGAATCCATACCCGTTGACGCGGAGACGCTGCACATCGTCGATTTTGACATCGGGGAAGGGATCCAGTGGCCTGCATTGATCGAGGCCCTGAGCCGTTGCCGGAAGCCGGTGAGGCTCACGGCCATAAAGCATGAAGGCGAAGACATGATGTCTTTGCCTTCATGCTGGGAGTTCGAGGAGACTAAGAAACTGTTGATTAATCACGCGAGGCAGTTTGGCGTAGAGCTGCAGATTGAGGAAAAATCCATTCAAGATTTCAAGGATGAGATGAAGGGAAGGAAGGACGGCGGCGGTAGAGATTGGCTAGTGTTCAATTGCATGGCGGCCCTGCCGCATATGGGGCGGAGGAGCGGCGTGGCGGAGTTCGTTAAGGCGGCGGAGGAGTTGTTGGCGAAATTTGATGGAATTCTGACGGTTGGAGATGGGGAGGCAGGGGTAAAATTGGGAAATCAAGTTAGTTTTGAGTGTTATTATGGGAAACTTGTTGAGCACTATGAGGCTCTGTTCGAGGCGTTGGAGTGTAAATTGCCTTATTTGGGAGAGGGGAGAGCGGCGGTGGAGTGTCTATTTTTGGCGCCTTTTATGTGCCCGTTTGCGTGGTTTGACGAGTGGAAGGAGAAGGCCAGAGGTCTCGAGTTCGAGTGTGGTTTGGAGGGGCGGAGGGCGAGCGGGGAGAGCTTGGGCGAAGCTCGGGTGATGgtgggggagagagagagttggtATAGTGTGAGGATTGAGGgtttgagagagaatgagatgGTGTTGAGATGGAAGGAGACAGTGCTTGTGAGAGTATCGACGTTTTGTAGTAAGAGGTGA
- the LOC125219016 gene encoding kinetochore protein SPC24 homolog, with translation MGEVSTTMKMEDLMNYSNNLIEVLKEEKDVANLRQFLRQASALQSQCDKDFNEVQKTIEDYEQKIHTCKQKAAAAAAESIADAELDSLQKELEEEQDLERQLREELREIVNEIDDLEHKRETVEEQRQTIKKLDQDQVRDQMKLSMYASVTNTIPYLDNPSRISGHIVERDRKVVEKFEFDPSTATTFDTCNSIWKMINLA, from the exons ATGGGGGAGGTATCAACAACAATGAAAATGGAGGACTTGATGAACTACAGCAACAACTTGATAGAAGTGCTGAAAGAAGAGAAGGACGTTGCAAATCTCAGGCAATTTCTCCGCCAAGCCAGTGCCCTTCAATCCCAATGTGACAAAGACTTCAATGAAGTTCAGAAAACCATCGAAG ATTATGAACAGAAGATTCATACTTGCAAGCAgaaagcagcagcagcagcagctgaGAGCATTGCTGATGCGGAACTTGACTCACTCCAGAAAGAGTTGGAAGAGGAGCAAGATCTAGAACGCCAGCTCAGAGAGGAGCTTAg AGAAATAGTTAATGAAATTGATGATTTAGAGCATAAGAGGGAGACTGTGGAAGAACAAAGACAAACCATAAAGAAGCTTGATCAAGATCAAGTGAGAGATCA GATGAAGCTTTCAATGTATGCTTCTGTCACAAATACTATACCATACCTGGACAATCCCTCCAGAATATCAGGCC ATATCGTGGAGAGAGACAGAAAAGTGGTTGAGAAGTTCGAGTTTGATCCATCAACGGCCACAACCTTCGATACTTGCAATAGTATCTGGAAGATGATAAACTTGGCATGA
- the LOC125219015 gene encoding gamma-interferon-responsive lysosomal thiol protein, whose translation MGCEKLLVLTFLVAVAHAAADSMQMQPVMASSSDNKVNLSVYYESLCPYCANFMVNHLLKIFQTDLINIVNLRLIPWGNTQIQSNDTWICQHGVDECRLDVIEACAINSWPKVEKHFKFIYCVERLHLMDKHTQWQSCYGANNLDQTPVNNCYNNGLGFQLEMAYADETTKLNPRHRFVPWVVVNNIPLQEDFENFIGYVCRAYRGNKVPKACAR comes from the exons ATGGGTTGTGAGAAACTATTAGTTCTCACATTTTTGGTAGCAGTAGCTCATGCAGCAGCAGACAGCATGCAAATGCAACCAGTAATGGCTTCTTCATCAGACAACAAAGTGAACTTGTCTGTCTACTACGAATCACTGTGCCCCTACTGTGCCAATTTCATGGTCAATCATCTCCTCAAGATTTTTCAGACAGATCTCATCAACATAGTCAATCTCAGACTCATCCCTTGGGGCAACACTCAGATTCAATCCAATGATACTTGGATTTGCCAg CATGGTGTAGACGAATGTCGGTTGGATGTGATAGAGGCTTGCGCCATCAATTCCTGGCCTAAAGTG GAGAAGCATTTCAAGTTTATATACTGTGTGGAGCGACTGCATTTGATGGACAAACACACACAGTGGCAATCATGCTATGGTGCAAATAATTTGGATCAAACACCCGTAAACAATTGCTATAATAATGGCCTTGGTTTTCAG CTTGAGATGGCATATGCTGATGAAACGACTAAGCTCAATCCTCGTCACAGATTCGTGCCATGGGTTGTTGTCAACAATATTCCTCTTCAAGAA GATTTTGAGAACTTCATAGGATATGTTTGCAGAGCTTACAGAGGAAACAAGGTGCCCAAAGCTTGTGCTCGTTAA
- the LOC125185468 gene encoding uncharacterized protein LOC125185468, translating into MIFLSQQNSMCEKMEKGTTDITDIVFSQQNKEREEKVEEESIAGNPKEIEKTEEEKNCGDDSDKNGGVLSGLIAGILHPTQESDETETSLMDNIVSHLPAPLSDDAAPATEEASILIHAIVHD; encoded by the exons ATGATTTTCCTTTCTCAACAAAATTCAATGTGTGAAAAGATGGAGAAAGGCACCACAGATATCACAGACATAGTTTTCTCCCAACAAAAcaaggagagagaagaaaaagtagaagaagagaGCATTGCTGGTAATCctaaagaaattgaaaaaacagaagaagagaagaattGTGGTGATGATTCAGATAAAAATGGAGGGGTGTTGAGTGGTTTGATTGCAGGTATTTTGCATCCGACTCAAGAATCAGATGAGACTGAGACTAGTTTGATGGATAACATCGTGTCTCATTTGCCTGCGCCGCTTTCTG ATGATGCAGCTCCTGCTACAGAGGAGgcttctattttaattcatgcCATTGTTCATGATtag
- the LOC125223207 gene encoding protein TIC 56, chloroplastic — protein sequence MASINFNPFGDNWFKSPPKFPIPSINLVSSLFKPQGRTPNFAAISNPFPKKAQPEADEKPGKYTQMLEQFYWECENLPDYRHRPEVEKILQEDPIIEKKENPTQEEIEENERWWAEFKSSPVVQFLTRAEEIADKINELELQENSVPYKKEDKKYWQAVPNVIGLDGRPMPRKAIKTRQESDDKFWDFARQFFFGLWGFRQRPYPPGRPIDVAQAIGYKALERRYYDFIMKTGGWYYKDRLGRSRGPMELIQLKTAWGAGIIDKDTFIWGDDLDEWAPISMVYGLERAIATWEVRLGAAATAAIHKLQKGIPPWVPLKGHEKKTYKQLQDEAYESKRRDLAVLEANNGVWPGVRIPSHALFLWASGSELTTLLEEDHMPNKYIPKDLRRELAKIIPGLRPWEVLSIEQAMENIVFGGKWHRVPLGSYTTGPPYIAEWNKDVMRLFEIFHNLSVQTYQKLEKTIPGFDQIMEKVQADAAQKAERRKAKRAAEKKEKEERRKLESR from the exons ATGGCGTCGATAAATTTCAATCCGTTCGGTGACAACTGGTTCAAATCCCCACCTAAGTTCCCAATTCCGTCAATCAACCTCGTTTCCTCGCTCTTCAAACCGCAGGGGAGAACCCCAAACTTCGCCGCTATTTCGAATCCTTTTCCGAAGAAAGCGCAGCCCGAGGCGGATGAGAAGCCCGGGAAGTACACGCAAATGCTGGAGCAGTTCTACTGGGAGTGTGAGAATTTACCTGATTATCGACATAGGCCTGAAGTGGAGAAGATTTTGCAGGAAGACCCGATTATTGAGAAGAAGGAGAACCCGACCCAGGAAGAGATTGAGGAGAATGAGCGATGGTGGGCTGAGTTCAAGAGCAGCCCGGTTGTGCAGTTCTTGACCCGAGCTGAGGAGATTGCTGATAAAATTAATGAGCTGGAGCTGCAGGAGAATTCAGTTCCCTACAAGAAAGAGGATAAGAAATATTGGCAg GCGGTGCCCAATGTGATTGGGCTGGATGGGAGGCCAATGCCAAGGAAAGCTATAAAAACTAGGCAGGAATCGGATGATAAATTCTGGGATTTTGCTAGGCAGTTCTTCTTTGGACTTTGGGGGTTCAGGCAACGGCCATACCCACCGGGTAGGCCAATTGATGTTGCTCAGGCTATAGGTTATAAAGCACTGGAGAGGCGCTACTATGACT TTATCATGAAAACTGGTGGGTGGTACTATAAGGACCGATTGGGTCGTTCAAGGGGACCAATGGAATTGATACAGCTGAAAACTGCTTGGGGTGCGGGGATAATTGACAAGGATACTTTTATCTGGGGCGATGATCTGGATGAATGGGCGCCTATTAGCATGGTCTATGGTCTCGAGCGTGCAATTGCTACTTGGGAAG TTAGATTAGGTGCTGCTGCTACAGCTGCTATTCATAAGTTACAGAAAGGAATTCCTCCATGGGTTCCTCTCAAGGggcatgaaaaaaaaacttacaagCAGCTGCAAGACGAAGCATACGAGAGCAAAAGGCGTGATTTGGCTGTTCTAGAGGCTAATAATGGTGTTTGGCCTGGTGTCAGAATCCCAAGCCATGCTCTGTTTTTATGGGCAAGTGGCTCTGAATTGACAACTCTTCTTGAAGAAGACCATATGcctaataaatatattccgAAAGATCTTAG ACGGGAATTGGCTAAAATTATCCCCGGGTTGAGGCCATGGGAGGTTCTCAGCATCGAACAGGCCAtggaaaatattgtttttggtGGTAAATGGCACCGTGTGCCTCTCGGATCGTACACAACTGGACCACCATACATTGCTGAATGGAACAAAGACGTCATG AGACTTTTTGAGATTTTCCACAATCTGAGTGTTCAAACATACCAAAAACTGGAGAAGACAATCCCAGGTTTCGACCAGATCATGGAAAAAGTCCAAGCCGATGCTGCTCAGAAAGCTGAAAGAAGAAAAGCTAAGAGGGCTGCcgagaagaaagaaaaggaggAGCGGAGAAAACTGGAGAGTCGATAA
- the LOC125222135 gene encoding uncharacterized protein At5g01610-like isoform X2, translating into MAIHCHRALKEAPSGWLTRSKVQKPLPELLKEYDLAIGIFPRDATSYDFDEETKKLKVYIPKVCEVGYKDQSVLRFATEVSGCMEKGKLSEIVGIKTKVIVWMKVSCITSDKTNLHFQATVTRSRSRAVYEVEKDGTVCGKF; encoded by the exons ATGGCAAT TCATTGTCATCGAGCATTGAAGGAGGCACCAAGTGGTTGGTTAACACGATCAAAG GTCCAAAAACCATTACCGGAGCTCTTAAAAGAGTACGATCTCGCAATCGGAATATTCCCCCGTGATGCAACGAGCTACGATTTTGACGAGGAGACAAAGAAGCTAAAGGTTTACATTCCGAAAGTGTGTGAAGTTGGGTACAAGGATCAATCCGTGCTGCGTTTCGCAACGGAAGTGAGCGGTTGTATGGAGAAAGGGAAGTTGTCCGAAATAGTTGGGATTAAGACAAAGGTGATTGTTTGGATGAAGGTGAGTTGCATCACCTCCGACAAAACCAACCTCCATTTCCAAGCCACTGTGACAAGATCTAGGAGTAGAGCTGTTTATGAAGTTGAAAAAGATGGCACTGTATGTGGAAAGTTCTAG
- the LOC125222133 gene encoding mitoferrin-like: protein MAATAAPAPVHDGLEFWQFMIAGSIAGSVEHMAMFPVDTLKTRMQAITSTAKAASSLTLRHSLASILKLEGLAALYRGIAAMGLGAGPAHAVYFSVYESCKSLGNPNSPVAHAASGVCATVASDAVLTPMDVVKQRLQLKGSPYKGVCDCVKRVMVEEGFGAFYASYRTTVVMNAPFTAVHFATYEAAKRGLMAEGEDESLVVHAAAGGAAGALAAVVTTPLDVVKTQLQCQGVCGCDRLSSSSIMDVIGIIKKKDGYRGLMRGWIPRMLFHAPAAAICWSTYESVKSFFH, encoded by the exons ATGGCAGCCACCGCGGCGCCGGCACCAGTCCACGACGGCCTTGAATTCTGGCAGTTCATGATTGCCGGCTCCATCGCCGGGTCCGTGGAGCACATGGCCATGTTCCCAGTGGACACTCTCAAAACCAGGATGCAGGCCATCACCTCCACCGCCAAAGCAGCCTCCTCCCTCACCCTCCGCCACTCCCTCGCCTCCATCTTAAAACTCGAGGGCCTCGCCGCCCTCTACCGCGGCATCGCAGCAATGGGCCTCGGCGCCGGCCCCGCTCACGCCGTCTACTTCTCCGTCTACGAGTCTTGCAAGAGTTTAGGAAATCCCAACAGCCCCGTCGCTCACGCCGCCTCCGGTGTGTGCGCCACCGTGGCGAGCGACGCGGTGCTGACGCCCATGGACGTGGTGAAGCAGCGCCTCCAGCTTAAAGGAAGCCCTTACAAGGGCGTGTGCGACTGTGTGAAGAGGGTTATGGTGGAGGAGGGATTCGGGGCGTTTTACGCGAGTTATCGGACGACCGTTGTGATGAACGCGCCTTTTACGGCCGTCCACTTTGCTACGTACGAGGCTGCCAAGAGAGGCCTGATGGCGGAGGGAGAGGACGAGAGTTTGGTGGTGCACGCGGCTGCTGGTGGCGCTGCCGGGGCGTTGGCTGCGGTTGTCACCACTCCTCTTGATGTTGTCAAGACTCAGCTGCAGTGTCag GGCGTGTGTGGGTGTGATCGGCTTTCGAGTAGCTCGATTATGGATGTGATTGGGATCATCAAGAAGAAAGATGGGTATAGAGGGCTGATGAGAGGTTGGATTCCTAGGATGTTGTTTCATGCACCTGCTGCTGCTATCTGCTGGTCTACTTATGAATCAGTCAAGAGTTTTTTCCATTGA
- the LOC125222135 gene encoding uncharacterized protein At5g01610-like isoform X1, protein MDQVFSKASSFWLKQKASNEFGSVGKDGNSLSSSIEGGTKWLVNTIKGKVQKPLPELLKEYDLAIGIFPRDATSYDFDEETKKLKVYIPKVCEVGYKDQSVLRFATEVSGCMEKGKLSEIVGIKTKVIVWMKVSCITSDKTNLHFQATVTRSRSRAVYEVEKDGTVCGKF, encoded by the exons ATGGATCAAGTTTTCAGCAAAGCTAGTTCGTTTTGGCTTAAACAAAAAGCCAGCAATGAGTTTGGCTCTGTCGGAAAGGATGGCAAT TCATTGTCATCGAGCATTGAAGGAGGCACCAAGTGGTTGGTTAACACGATCAAAG GAAAGGTCCAAAAACCATTACCGGAGCTCTTAAAAGAGTACGATCTCGCAATCGGAATATTCCCCCGTGATGCAACGAGCTACGATTTTGACGAGGAGACAAAGAAGCTAAAGGTTTACATTCCGAAAGTGTGTGAAGTTGGGTACAAGGATCAATCCGTGCTGCGTTTCGCAACGGAAGTGAGCGGTTGTATGGAGAAAGGGAAGTTGTCCGAAATAGTTGGGATTAAGACAAAGGTGATTGTTTGGATGAAGGTGAGTTGCATCACCTCCGACAAAACCAACCTCCATTTCCAAGCCACTGTGACAAGATCTAGGAGTAGAGCTGTTTATGAAGTTGAAAAAGATGGCACTGTATGTGGAAAGTTCTAG